The following nucleotide sequence is from Streptomyces pactum.
ACCGGCGTAGGGAGTCAGCCTCACCATGAACATCGGCCTTCGGCGTGCCCTCGGCACGGCCCTCCTCGGCGCGCTCGCCGCGGGCACCCTCACCGCCTGCGGCACCGACGACAGCGGCGGCGACCCGGACACCGTCACCCTCGTCACCCACTCGTCCTTCGCCATCTCCAAGGACGTCCAGCGCGAGTTCGAGAAGACCAGCGGCTACAAGCTCCGCGTCCTGGAGAACGGCGACGCCGGCGTGGCGGTCAACAAGGCCGTCCTCTCCAAGGGCAACCCGGAGGGCGACGTCTTCTTCGGGGTGGACAACACCCTGCTCTCCCGCGCCCTGGACAACGGCGTGTTCACCCCCTACGAGGCCAAGGGCCTGGACCGCATACCCCAGGACCTCCAGCTGGACCGCGGCAAGCACCGGGTCACCCCGGTCGACACCGGCGAGATCTGCGTCAACTACGACAAGAAGTACTTCGCCGACGCCAAGCTCGCCCCGCCGCGCACCTTCGCCGACCTGATCAAGCCCGCGTACAAGAACCTGCTGGTCACCCAGAACCCCGCCACCTCCTCGCCGGGGCTGGCGTTCCTGCTGGGCACCGCCGCCGAGTACGGCGACGACGGCTGGCAGGACTACTGGAAGAAGCTGCGGGACAACGGCGTCGAGGTCGTGGACGGCTGGGACCAGGCCTACAACGACCGCTTCTCCGGCTCCGCGGGCGGCAAGAAGGCCGGCGGCGACCGGCCGCTGGTCGTCTCCTACGCCTCCAGCCCGCCCGCCGAGGTCTTCTACGCCGACCCCCGGCCCAGCCGGGCCCCGACCGGCGTCGCCACCGGCACCTGCTTCCGGCAGACCGAGTTCGCCGGACTCCTCACCGGGGCGAAGAACGAGAAGGGCGGCAAGGCGCTGCTGGACTTCCTGATCGGCAAGCGGTTCCAGGAGGACGTGCCGCTCACCATGTTCGTCAACCCGGTGATCGACGACGCCCGGCTCCCCGAGGTGTTCACCGAGTTCGGCGCCCGGGTGGAGGACCCCCGGACCATGGCGCCCGAGAAGATCGCCAAGGTCCGTGAGCCGTGGGTCAAGACATGGTCCTCCCTGGTCCTGTAGAGCCCGGCACCCCGCCCCGGCATCG
It contains:
- a CDS encoding thiamine ABC transporter substrate-binding protein: MNIGLRRALGTALLGALAAGTLTACGTDDSGGDPDTVTLVTHSSFAISKDVQREFEKTSGYKLRVLENGDAGVAVNKAVLSKGNPEGDVFFGVDNTLLSRALDNGVFTPYEAKGLDRIPQDLQLDRGKHRVTPVDTGEICVNYDKKYFADAKLAPPRTFADLIKPAYKNLLVTQNPATSSPGLAFLLGTAAEYGDDGWQDYWKKLRDNGVEVVDGWDQAYNDRFSGSAGGKKAGGDRPLVVSYASSPPAEVFYADPRPSRAPTGVATGTCFRQTEFAGLLTGAKNEKGGKALLDFLIGKRFQEDVPLTMFVNPVIDDARLPEVFTEFGARVEDPRTMAPEKIAKVREPWVKTWSSLVL